The DNA sequence AGAGCCGCCGCGACGTGAGCGCTGACTTCGAGATCGCCGCGTCCCTGCCGGCCGCCGCGGAGGGAATGGTGTCTGTCGGTGCGCTGGGCCGTAGCGGCTCCGTGCTCTCGGTCGCGCCGTTCTCGAACACGTTCCCGGTCGTGAGCGCTCCTGGCGTCGATGTGCTGTCCGCGAATGCCGGAGGAGGGTTGCGCAGCCTCAACGGCACGAGCATGGCCACGCCACACGTGGCAGGTGTTGCCGCGCTCTGGTGGGAGTCCGTGCAGTCGCTGGGATTGCGGACGTTCGCCCCGACGGTGGCGGCGAAGCTGCGCGCCAACGCCCGCATCGACGTGTTCGAAGACGGACATGACGCCGTCGACCGTGGAGCCGGCATCGTCACCGCGCCCTGATTGCAGGGCGACCCTTCTCGTTTCGCCCGTGAAGGCAGATCGCACTCAGAAATCGGTAGAATCAGTCAGCGATACACCATTTATGCGATCGTGTGCGGATTGGGTCCTTGTTGCATGTTGACTGTCGGGGTTCCCTGATGAATGATCGGACGCACCTGTGTCCGTTTGAGGTTGTGACGAGCTCGTTGACCTCTCGGCGTTCCGGTGGCGGGTTGGCATCGTTCGGAGATGGTGCGAATGTCTGAGACGATCAGGTTCCTGGGCCGGCGGACGGAACCGCGCGCCGACAATGACGTTGATCGGCTGCTCGATGACGTCGACTACGAGGTGGTCGACGAGATCCGGTCGGTGTCTGCGCGCGACGCCGTCGAGGAGGTGTCGTTCGAGCCCGCGCCTGACGACGTCGTCGAGATTCAGGATGTGGATGGCTTCACGACCTTCCGGCGTGCCGATTCGATGCTGGCGGATGCGGGCGACGGCGACGCTCGCGCAGCCGAGACGGCGGTACATCGTGCGGCGACCCGCGACGGACTCGGCCGGGTCGCCAGCGTGCGACGTGCCCGGGTGTCGTTGCCGGACGACATCGTTGCGGCGGCCAACAAGATTCACGAGCTGCTGACCGATGCGGCGCGTGATCGCCTCGTCGACATGGTCATCGACCCGGCGCTGAAGAAGGCGGCCAGCGAGATCACGAAGTGGGTGGACCGACCGGCGGAGGAGGGCGACGAGCACTGGCACGACAAGCCCAAGCCGCGCGGGATCTACCGGATCGGACCGGACATACGGCTGACGGCGTCGAACCGCGTCGAGGCGGGGGACCTCCCGCCGTCCCGCAAGCCGTATCTGCTCCTGATCCATGGCACGTTCTCGCACACGGAAGCCGGGTTCGGGGGTATCCGGGGCGTGGACTTCGGTCGGTTCGCGCGCGCGTACGGCGATCGCATCATCGCGCTCGAGCACGCCACTCTGGGGTTGACACCGTCCGAGAACGCCGTGATGGCCGCCGACCTGTTGCCCGACGGCGCGACGCTGCACATCGTCAGCCACAGCCGCGGAGGCCTGGTCGGTGAGGCGCTCTCGCTGGCAGCCGCGGAGGCGTGGCCCGGGACGTCCCTGTACGAGCAGCGTGATCAGCACGGCCATCCCGACGTCGCGGCGCTTCGTCGGCTGCGCGAACTCGTCGGGGGCAAGGGGATCGAAGTCACGCGCTTCGCGCGGGTCGCGTGTCCCGCGCGCGGGACGACGCTGGCGTCACGTCGCCTCGACCGCTACGCGAGCTATCTCTTCAACGCCTTGAACATGATTCCCGCCGTGCGTGCGGCGGGCGTCGCCGCTGTCGTCAAGAAGTTGCTGCTGGCACTGCTCGACAAGCGTTCCGATCCACGGCTGGTGCCCGGCGTCGAGGCGATGATGCCGGAGTCGACGTTCGTCGCGCTGCTCAACACCGCGCAGTCGATCGATGACGGCATGGCGGCGATCTCCGGTGACGTCGAGGCGGGTGGGATCTTCCACCGTCTGAAGGTCTTCGGCGCCGATCTCTTCTATCGGGAGGACCACGACTTCGTGGTCAACACCACCGCGATGGCCGGCGGGGTGCCACGCAGGACCGCCCGTCAGGCGTTCTACCGGGGCCCGGAGGTCGTGCACTCCGCCTACTTCATGCGCGCGGCGACGCGGCGCGCGGTGATCCGCTGGCTTGAGGCCGAGGCCGGCGCCGAGGTGGACGAGTTCGTTGCGCCCGGCGGCCCACCGATCGTCTCCCGCGCGCGACAGCGAAGCGCCGGCGTGGCGGACGGCGGCACCGTGGTCGTCGTCCCCGACGTCTTCGGCACGGTGCTCGCACGCAACAACGAGCCCGTGTGGCCGGCGGTTCGACCACTCGTCGGCGGGGTTGCGCGTCTGCTGGAAGCCACGACCCAGGCGACCGCCGAGCTGGCGGGCGTCCACGACCCGTTGATCGAGCAGCTCAGCGCACAGTTCACGGTACAGGCGCTCGCATATGACTGGCGGGAGGGCGCTCAGGACACGGCCGCCCGAATGGCGGGGCGTCTGCATGAGATCCTCGACGGCGCGACGGGTCCGGTGCATGTCGTGGCACTGGGTGGCGGCGGGCTTCGTGTGCTCGCGGCGTACGCGTCGCTGCCGAGCCTCCCGGCCGGCGTGAAGGCCAGCGGAGGACGCACGCTGCTCCTCAGTCCGCCGGTCGATGGGTCGTGGCGGATGGCCAGCGTCCTGTCCGGCCACCACGAGCTCGCCGCACAGCTCGCGCTCGTCGATCCGGCGTGCGACGCCGAACAGATCGGCGCGACGCTCGGTGCCGCGCGTGGCCTCGCCGAGCTCGTGCCAGAGGGCGCACCCTTTGACGATGAGGTTCTGGACGCCGGTCGTCGGCTGCGTGACGTGTTGGCGACCGACGGGAGCGGCTGCGTCGTACTGTTCGGATCGGGCGTCGCCACGATCAGTGGATGGTCGACGGACGACGAACGGTACGTCACGACCTCAGGTGACGGGTACGCGACGGTCGCCGCAGAGCGGCTCGCGGAAGCCACCGTCCGGTACGCCCCCATGCCGTACGCGAGCATGTTGGTCGAGCCTCGGGGGTTGGCATTCGTCTCTGGCCTGTTGAGCGACGGCACTTCCGACGGCCTGCTGCGGTCGGCGCCGGTCGCGGCGGTCCGCAACGGCCTGTTCCGCCCGGCTGCCCATCGCGTCGACTTCCCGACCGACACCGACGTCGCCGATGCGGCGCTCGATCTCAGTGTGTTCGCGCCGGCCAGTCAACGGGACGCGGTGTCGCTGGCTGTCGTGCACGGCGACCTGCAGCAGGTCGAAGGCCCCGTGCTGGTGGGGGTGTACGACGGTACGCCGATCGGCGGCGCCGAGCAGGCGCTGGACCGCCAGTTCGGTGGTGCGATCAGCCATCGGCTGGCGCTGGGGCAGCTGGCGGGTCCATTGGGCTCCGCTGACGTGATCGGACCGGACAGCTCGGGCGCCGCGGGCGTCGTCGTCGGCATGGGCAACCCTGGCGATCTGTCGGCCAACGGCCTTGCAGCCGGTGTCACGAACGGCATCGTCAACCTCGCTCTCGCCTTCCGCGACGCGAACAGCGATGTGCAGGCGCTGACCGTGTCGACGGTGCTGGTCGGTGCCGGCAGCAGCGGCGGACTGCCCGTACCCGTCTCGCTGACGAGCGTCGTCAACGGCGTGCATCGTGCGAACCGGTCGCTCGCGGACGCCGACCTCGACATCCGCGTGGAAACGCTGCAGATCATCGAGCTGTACGAGGACCGCGCGATCGAGGCGGCCGAGGCGGCCATCGCTCTGGCCAGGCAGCCGTCCGCGGACGGTCCGACCGTGGTGGCTGAGCAGATCCTGCTCGACGGGTGCGGCGGTCGGCCAGGACTGCCGCCGCCCGACTACCAGTCCGACGCGTGGCGCACCGTGCGCGTCGTCGCCGTCCCCGACGCTGACCCCCAGGACGACCTGGTGGACCTGTCGTTCACCAGTGTCGGCCGGGCTGCGCGCGCAGAGCAGCTCGTGACAACGACCCAGCGGAAGATCATCAGCGCGCTGATCGAGCAGAGCGTCGCCGAGCCGCGCCCGGACCCACAGCTGTACAACACGCTGTATGAGCTGTTGATCCCCCGGTCGATGAAGAGCCACGGGCCGGAGGACGACAACCTGATGTTCGTCGTCGACCAACATGCCTCGACGCTGCCGCTCGAGTTGCTCGGCACGAGGGCGTGGACCGGTAACACCACGCCGCTGGCGGTCACAACGGGGTTGCTTCGTCGTCTCGAGACCAGCACGTTCCGGCAGATCGTCCGCCCCGCGGCGGGGCATCGCGCGCTGGTGATCGGCGATCCGGCGGTCGCGCCGCCGTTGCCGCGGTTGGCCGGCGCCCGCCAAGAGGCACAGCGCGTCGCGGACACGCTCCGCGCCGCCGGTTACGACGTGACGGCGCTGATCTCGGTCGACGGCGACGATCAGTCGGTCACCGTCACGCGCGTGATGAACGCCCTGTTCGCCCACGACTATCGGATCATCCACATCGCGGCGCACGGCGAGTACGAATCGCCGACCCGCAACGGCGTGCTGCTCGGCGA is a window from the Euzebyales bacterium genome containing:
- a CDS encoding CHAT domain-containing protein, which gives rise to MSETIRFLGRRTEPRADNDVDRLLDDVDYEVVDEIRSVSARDAVEEVSFEPAPDDVVEIQDVDGFTTFRRADSMLADAGDGDARAAETAVHRAATRDGLGRVASVRRARVSLPDDIVAAANKIHELLTDAARDRLVDMVIDPALKKAASEITKWVDRPAEEGDEHWHDKPKPRGIYRIGPDIRLTASNRVEAGDLPPSRKPYLLLIHGTFSHTEAGFGGIRGVDFGRFARAYGDRIIALEHATLGLTPSENAVMAADLLPDGATLHIVSHSRGGLVGEALSLAAAEAWPGTSLYEQRDQHGHPDVAALRRLRELVGGKGIEVTRFARVACPARGTTLASRRLDRYASYLFNALNMIPAVRAAGVAAVVKKLLLALLDKRSDPRLVPGVEAMMPESTFVALLNTAQSIDDGMAAISGDVEAGGIFHRLKVFGADLFYREDHDFVVNTTAMAGGVPRRTARQAFYRGPEVVHSAYFMRAATRRAVIRWLEAEAGAEVDEFVAPGGPPIVSRARQRSAGVADGGTVVVVPDVFGTVLARNNEPVWPAVRPLVGGVARLLEATTQATAELAGVHDPLIEQLSAQFTVQALAYDWREGAQDTAARMAGRLHEILDGATGPVHVVALGGGGLRVLAAYASLPSLPAGVKASGGRTLLLSPPVDGSWRMASVLSGHHELAAQLALVDPACDAEQIGATLGAARGLAELVPEGAPFDDEVLDAGRRLRDVLATDGSGCVVLFGSGVATISGWSTDDERYVTTSGDGYATVAAERLAEATVRYAPMPYASMLVEPRGLAFVSGLLSDGTSDGLLRSAPVAAVRNGLFRPAAHRVDFPTDTDVADAALDLSVFAPASQRDAVSLAVVHGDLQQVEGPVLVGVYDGTPIGGAEQALDRQFGGAISHRLALGQLAGPLGSADVIGPDSSGAAGVVVGMGNPGDLSANGLAAGVTNGIVNLALAFRDANSDVQALTVSTVLVGAGSSGGLPVPVSLTSVVNGVHRANRSLADADLDIRVETLQIIELYEDRAIEAAEAAIALARQPSADGPTVVAEQILLDGCGGRPGLPPPDYQSDAWRTVRVVAVPDADPQDDLVDLSFTSVGRAARAEQLVTTTQRKIISALIEQSVAEPRPDPQLYNTLYELLIPRSMKSHGPEDDNLMFVVDQHASTLPLELLGTRAWTGNTTPLAVTTGLLRRLETSTFRQIVRPAAGHRALVIGDPAVAPPLPRLAGARQEAQRVADTLRAAGYDVTALISVDGDDQSVTVTRVMNALFAHDYRIIHIAAHGEYESPTRNGVLLGDGVRLSAAEVGQMRSTPDLVFLNACHIGSMLLRSQFDPDSEPGDEAATSRTDQRESDDDTVTPRTARSDSGDGTATSRTNRAGRLASSIARQLINDGVRAVVAAGWAVDDAAASAFATEFYRRLLGTDDLGTATHGARAAIYRNHPHVNTWGAYQVYGPPAMRIHAAKAGAREDPTIVSRKQYGQRLKAIQRAADEATGDAVEQTWRRVADLAPVVPDHWRGGAEVAAEAAIAFTLGRYADAIDRYHIARSRWDGRLPLQAVEQLANAYAKHAVQLRRDADALEQRARTEGGADDGDRRDADDRGVVEDDATTVAMKRSDAARYDRDAEKLIDAMLVVGGGTPERLAMKGSFWRRRAVVHDDPSHALREARDAYHEAAEHYRDRRGSLDFYTGINGALLDWLVAVRGSQPIDAEDLLARIEECRADADAQPCSNFWTRSAAGDALLLQCLVENSVAARTDEIVAAYSDAAAQGASRRERLSIVEHIDIVIASLSTAHRKPEAVDALRTIAAQLHPDADS